The Streptomyces achromogenes genome window below encodes:
- a CDS encoding alpha/beta fold hydrolase, whose product MESVLADDGVRLWASRSGTADPLVLCHGGPGLWDMFEDMTALPAPLSDAIRWDQRGCGRSQRCDGPWTTERFVADLEAVRRHFGLGRMTLLGHSWGAQLALSYALAHPGRVRALIYVSGTGIGPDADWHPAYKANFLARLGEAPALLARWRAAPNGSRERALIQWSVEFEDRRRAPEHAERMADPWFGVNTACNAALNAERARDWGAPELYPACRRLETPVLIVDGARDIRPRSAVDSLDRALPHVRRVTLEGAGHLPWTEDPEGFRRAVASILRRVRRLR is encoded by the coding sequence ATGGAGAGCGTGCTCGCGGACGACGGAGTCCGCCTGTGGGCGTCCCGCAGCGGCACCGCCGACCCGCTGGTCCTGTGCCACGGCGGACCCGGGCTGTGGGACATGTTCGAGGACATGACGGCCCTGCCCGCCCCGCTGTCCGACGCGATCCGCTGGGACCAGCGCGGATGCGGGCGCTCGCAGCGGTGCGACGGGCCGTGGACCACCGAGCGGTTCGTCGCCGACCTGGAGGCCGTACGGCGGCACTTCGGCCTCGGGAGGATGACCCTGCTCGGGCATTCCTGGGGCGCGCAACTGGCGTTGAGCTACGCCCTGGCCCACCCCGGGCGGGTGCGCGCGCTGATCTACGTGAGCGGTACGGGCATCGGCCCCGACGCCGACTGGCACCCCGCCTACAAGGCGAACTTCCTCGCCCGGCTCGGCGAGGCCCCCGCACTGCTCGCCCGTTGGCGGGCGGCGCCGAACGGCAGCCGTGAGCGGGCGCTGATCCAGTGGTCCGTGGAGTTCGAGGACCGACGGCGGGCCCCGGAGCACGCCGAGCGCATGGCCGACCCCTGGTTCGGCGTCAACACCGCGTGCAACGCGGCGCTCAACGCCGAGCGCGCACGGGACTGGGGCGCCCCCGAGCTGTACCCGGCCTGCCGGCGGCTGGAGACGCCGGTGCTGATCGTCGACGGCGCCCGGGACATCCGGCCCCGCTCGGCGGTCGACTCACTGGATCGCGCCCTGCCCCACGTGCGGCGGGTGACCCTGGAGGGGGCGGGCCACCTGCCGTGGACCGAGGACCCCGAGGGCTTCCGACGGGCGGTGGCGTCGATCCTCCGAAGGGTGCGCCGTCTCAGATAG